ATCGCGCTGAAGAAATGATTGAAAAACGCGTCAACGAACACATTGCCGAAGTGCTTGCCGACGCCTAAGCATCTTGTTTTTCAAAGATTTAGCTAAAAAGTCTCTGCTTAGTCAGAGACTTTTTGCGTTTACTGAAACGATCTTTTTCATCCGAATTTTCCGAAAACACGCGGGTTTAACACAAAAAAGCCTGATAACTGGCTGAGGCTATCAGGCTTTTTTCATTGTCAAATGTTTTACAGTGCTGATGCTTGTCTACCAAGGATATTGATACAATCCGGCATGAAGCACATAGTAACGAAGCAAAAACCCGCCCAAAAGAACGAGCAAACTGGCGGTTATCACGACGCCGGCAGATTGTTTGGAATGCTTGCTAAAGAAGATGCTGTAAGTTTCAATGGCAAGCGGCAAAAGCAAACCTGCGCCCATAAAGCCGAAGACGAAAAACGGCGTTTCAAACAACTCCGCCGCCGAAGCTCTTGCGCCTGTCGGCAAGAAAAAGGCAAAGTTGAAATACGCGCCGAGAATAATCAATTCAGTTACAATCAACCCGGCATCAAGCTGCTCTAATTTTTCCGAAATCTTATGTGCATAGTCGTTTTTGGAAAAAGTTGAGAGCAATAAAAGATACGCAGCACCGGTAGAAAATGCGGAAATCACGAACAAAAGCGGCAACGCCGGTGTGTTCCAAAAAGAGATGGCCGGAGCGGCGGAAATCAAAAGGCCGGTGTAGATGGCAACCAAGAAGCCAGCGGCTGAACCGCCAAGCGCAGCCAAACGATTGAATCGCTCCATGAGGTCTAAAATTGGATCTGGAATGATTTCTACAATCAAGACCAATTTTGGCCAACTGCGCAGCAGCGGAATGACATAGACCGTCGCCATTAAAAAGTAAAAGTTAATAAAAATCACGCCCCAGAAAATCCACGAGCTGGGATTGGTTAAGGCGTAAAGCGCTTTCATCGGCTGAAGCATATCAGCCAAAAGGAAAATCGTACCGATTCCCATAAAACCCATGCCGGAAAGCACCGCAATGGACAGCATTTTTCTGTCGCATCCTTCAAATAGATGCAGAATGGCGCCGATGGCAAAGGTCGCGCCGCCAAGCCCACCTAAGAAAAGGTAAGTTGCGATTTGCCAGTGCCATACTTCTTGATGAACAAAAGACATTTACAAGACTCCTTTCTAAGCTGGGATGTAAAATACTTTCGGTGACGTGCCGAGTTCCGCGCGAAGCGGCCTGGCTATGCCCGAAACAGATAACTTATGAACCTCGCTATTTGGGTCGTCCAAATCGCCGAAAATACGTGCGCCGGTTGGGCAAGTTGCTGCGCAGGCAGGCTCCAAGCCAGATTTAACGCGGTGCTCGCAGAAGCTGCATTTGTCGACATGCGGCATTGTGTGTGAGCAATCGCTGCCATAAAGCGCTTCCGCTTTTTCCACATCATCGCCGTCATACGGATAACGCGCGTCGTAAGGGCAAGCGATCATGCAGGCGTAGCAGCCGATGCAGCGATCGTAATTAATGCGAACGATGCCATCTTCGGTTTTGTATGTTGCGCCGGTTGGGCAAGCCGAAAGGCACGGGGTATTTTCGCAGTGCATACAAAGACGGGGCAAAAGCTCGCGGCGAACATTCGGATATTCACCGTGTGCGCTGTCTTCGACATGCGTGCGGAATTTTTCGCTCCAATACGGCGTCTGATTTTCCATTGAACAAGCAGCCATGCAAGCCTGACAACCTACACAAGCGCGCATATCCATTACCATTCCATAACGTGCCATTGATTACGAAACCTCCTTTTCGCTCTGTGCCGAACGGATGCGCACGGTAAATTCCTGCGACATAAACGATGCGGCAATTGGTTCAATGCTGTAAGGCATCAATTCATTTAAAGCTGTTCCTTTTCCGCCCGCAATGCTGAGTTTCTTATTGCGGCTGCCGTAAGCGGACGGCAAGAAAACCGTGTCTGGGCGAATCATTTCGGTCGCAAAAAGTGTGGCTGTGACCTTTTGGCCGTAGCGCAAGTTTTCAATCTCAACCCGCTCGCCATTTTTCAGGCCAAGTTCAGCGGCTTTTCTTGCATTCATCCAAAGTCCGATAAATGCGCCTTCTTTCGGTTTGGTGACCGCAGAAAGAAGCGCATTGTTGTTGTTGGTTGATGCGTGCGAGACAACCGGCACTTTTCCGTAGGTGAAATAAAATTCGTCTTTTTCGAGCGACTCTTTTTCCTTATCGCTCACCACACGCGGCACATAGCCCAAAATCGGATTAAAGATCGGCTCTACCTTTTTGGATTGTTTCAAGGTTGCTTGCGCGAAGCTCGCCAAAATCGGGCTATAAAGTTCAAGGCGGCCAGATGCGGTCGGTACAGGAATTTTGCGCGGCATACTGGCCTCTTCAAGCAATTCATCAGCGGACTTCAGAACCAAAACGCCGTCTTTGTGGATTTTTTTCTCAACCTCTTCTGCGGTCATTTTTTTGCCAGTGACATGCTCAACCAAATGTCCCATTGTTTCATAGGAAGTTCTGAGAAACGCCTCGTTGAGCGGTTGGCCTTTTGCCTTCGCATTCACGATTTCTTTTTTAAGCACTTCCATGTCAAGGCCGGAAAAACTGGCGACGCCTTCTATGTAAGGGCCAAGTTTGCCCATGCGCTCAGCAATTTCGCAGAAAATATCCGCCGCGTCGCGCGTTTCATAAAGCGGGTCAATGGCGCGAATGCGCGTGGTGAAGCCGAGATTCGTATCTGGGCCAAGCGGATAAAGCAGCGGTTCGTTGCGCTCCAGATAGGTGTGGTTCGGTAAAATCACGTCGGCGTAAAGCGTCGTGTCGGACGGAAGCACATCCACTGCCACAACGAGCTCTACATTTTCATGCGAGAGCATTTCCTCCCAACGCTTGGCTGGGAAATAGTGGCGAATCGGATTGGCCGCGTTCATGAAG
Above is a window of Chloroherpeton thalassium ATCC 35110 DNA encoding:
- the nrfD gene encoding NrfD/PsrC family molybdoenzyme membrane anchor subunit gives rise to the protein MSFVHQEVWHWQIATYLFLGGLGGATFAIGAILHLFEGCDRKMLSIAVLSGMGFMGIGTIFLLADMLQPMKALYALTNPSSWIFWGVIFINFYFLMATVYVIPLLRSWPKLVLIVEIIPDPILDLMERFNRLAALGGSAAGFLVAIYTGLLISAAPAISFWNTPALPLLFVISAFSTGAAYLLLLSTFSKNDYAHKISEKLEQLDAGLIVTELIILGAYFNFAFFLPTGARASAAELFETPFFVFGFMGAGLLLPLAIETYSIFFSKHSKQSAGVVITASLLVLLGGFLLRYYVLHAGLYQYPW
- a CDS encoding 4Fe-4S dicluster domain-containing protein; translated protein: MARYGMVMDMRACVGCQACMAACSMENQTPYWSEKFRTHVEDSAHGEYPNVRRELLPRLCMHCENTPCLSACPTGATYKTEDGIVRINYDRCIGCYACMIACPYDARYPYDGDDVEKAEALYGSDCSHTMPHVDKCSFCEHRVKSGLEPACAATCPTGARIFGDLDDPNSEVHKLSVSGIARPLRAELGTSPKVFYIPA